The Lynx canadensis isolate LIC74 chromosome A2, mLynCan4.pri.v2, whole genome shotgun sequence DNA segment AATGATGCTGATACAATTCACATTAAATCATTTATCCCCTTCCCTACACATTTGAAAGAGTGGTGGGTAAGGCAGctaacacagagaaaaacactTTCAACTGAGTTAGAAGGTCAAGATTCTGAGTTTGATTCTAACTAAATAAATCATGTACTTTCTCTGAgctggtttcctcctctgtaacatGAAAATGATAATCAGACTTACCTACATGACTGTTAtgaaggatcaaatgagatcGGACCAAATTGTTTCTACACATACACATTCCCACCtacaccctttaaaaaaaaagtcacctgcaCATTGGGCTTCTAAAGCTATTCAGGTAAGagccttatcttttttttttaaattttttttttcaacgtttatttatttttgggacagagagagacagagcatgaacgggggaggggcagagagagagggagacacagaatcggaaacaggctccaggctctgagccatcagcccagagcctgacgcggagctcgaactcacggaccgcgagatcgtgacctggctaaagtcggacgcttaaccgactgcgccacccaggcgcccctagagcctTATCTTTTGTAATCACTCTTAATTAGCTCCTAAAAGATAAACATATACTGCTACAGAGCCTGAAATCTCAATTTCCATTCTTGCCTTATATGTTGATAACCTTACTTAATCTTCTCATAATCTCTTTTGCTGCCTTTGCTGTCAGAAGGTCAGCCTTTTCTTAAGATGCCAAACAATGAGGAAAATAGCATCTAACCACTCCTCCATGGAAACCCCAGAGTAATGATCTCAGAATGTCAtaagtatgggggcgcctggtgtctcagtcagttaagtgtccaactcttggtttcagctcatgtcatgatctcacagttcatgggattgagccccatgtcaggctccatgtcagcatggagcttgcttgggattttctctctccctctctctctgcccctcccctgctcacttgtacattctctctctctcaaaataaataaacttaaaaaaaaagaatatcataagTGTTTTGTTAAATTATCATTATTAAGGTGGCCAAAAAACAGTGTTTATAGTCAGATGACATGGCAGTTCAGAGCCAGGTTTCTGCACTGGGACTATGGGTTCAAATCTTGACCCCAACCTTGATTAgctatatattttcctcaagTTTCTgacctcacctataaaatgaatataataattataactaCCTcttattacactatattttaaattaacttgtATAAAGCATCCAGCATAGTGAGTAGTACACAAAAAACACTCCACACATGTTGGCTATAAGTATGACACAGACCCATATTCAGAAACACCAAATCACAAGTAtatagagacacagagaagcaCGGGGAGGGGGGGTAGACATCCATTATCATTCACAGGAAGTCTGTCAGttatctctgcttctccctccttccctcacctcccactTCTCTTCACCATCGTCCCCCAAAATGGCACAGTGGGCCAGCCTAGAGCGGTAATCCAACTGCTCACAAGATGATTTGCAGAGGCAGGCAAGTGGAAAACGAAATGACTAATAGTATCCTTAGCACTCATACTAAGTTggtgaaggaaaagaggaaaagtaaaacCTTTGGAAAGAAGTTTGGCCATATGTATTCAAGGCAACAAAAGCTTTCTTTCACATTGTCTTGATGACATTTCTTAGATTGAACCAGAGTAAATAATCCAAAAAGAAGGCAAAACTATATGTAAGAAGATGTTcgttgtagcatttttttttaattctgagaaagagtacacatgcacatgcaagcaagtagaggaggggcagaaagtgagaatcccaagcaggcttcaagctgtcagcgcagagcccaacgtggggctcgaactcacgaaccctgagatcatgacctgagccgaaatcaagagttagacactcaactgactaaaccaaccaggagccccattgtagcatcatttttaaaacagatttatagAAGCATAATTCACCCTTTTGAAGTGTAAAATTCAGTGGgtctttttttagtatattcacagagttgtgcaagcaacactaattttaaaagcttttcattACCCTCAGAAGAAATCCATTAGGAGTTActccccattcctctctctctcagctcctggcAATCAttaatctcctttctgtctcttaaagcaGTTGATgatcaacaacaaccaaaaaaaataaataaataataagaaaataaactcattGTTACCAAGTAACATAACATAAAGGTATgctaaattatggtacatccattCAGTATTATGTGGCTGTTAAAAATTACCACAACAAAGACTGTACCAAAAAGTGAAGTATATACATGATATaatgtttagtattttttaaggatacaaaattatgaatataCTCTAATTTCAACCAGGGTGTGGACAGACTAGAAGAAATGTGTAGAAATTTTAAATGGCCATGTTAGAATAATGAGATAGTGGGTGCTTTTTCTTTatagtctttaaatatttttgcaagattttatatttaagaagtaGAATTTTTAGGAAATCTACTTAATGTTGATTAATGTAACAGAATACATTGAAgggcccagccagccagccagccagcaatcCAGCATTTCTGACGTGGACCCGGTTTTTAACTAGCAAGCATCTCTAGTGTAGGCTCCTTCTGGTAACCAAGGGCCTCATGCACAAAGATCTCATTCTCCCAACTGCAAAGCCTGTAAAAGCCTGAACTGTAGACATTCAGTCTCCCCCTTTGACTCTCTTGCCTCTCAGCCTACACTCCCTGCCATGTCCCTGTTCAGGGACTCACTCCTTAACAAAGCCCTCTTACTTATCACACACACCAATGACTCTTGGCCAATTTCCTTCTATTAATATATTAACTGCAGATGCAAATCCTTCTGATCACATACTTTCCTTTTATCGGACCAACAGTATGGAAACTGGtgtaaacaaaacaacaaccagcTCCCCCCCTACTCTCCATTCCCACTTCCTGTAGAGACACAGCTCATTTAGACTAGCACAGCCTTCCCATTACATCTTCTCCCTCCATCTGTGGGAGAGTCATCATTGATAGCCCACCATTGTACACACCTGCACTCCACTCCAGGCCCCTCGTCCTCATCTtcacccttcttccctcctctctccctctctctctcactctcacacacacatacatacactccaTACATCCTCTGATGCAGCAGCCCTGGCTATGCCCCACAACTGTCCATGGGATTAGATTTGTGCAAAACTATCTCCTACTTCTTTCAGTTTGTCCAAAGGCCCGGAACCCAGcctcctctgtcctgctctgtttctcaagAAAAAAGTATGCCTCCATCTTCTCTACACCTCCCAACACCTGCCTCACCTTGACTTATTGTCAGGGTTCCCTTAAAAGACTGggtccttggggctcctgggtggctcagtcagttaagtgtccaactttggctcaggtcatgatctcactcatggcttgtgagtttgaaccatgcattggactctgtgctgacagctcagagcctggagcctgcttcagattctgtgtccccctctctctctcccctttccctgctcatgctctgtctctgtctctctcaaaaataaataagcattaacaaaaaaaaaaaaaagagtgggtcCTGGATCTCCAGTGGGTGGTGAGGCCAGGCAAAATCGTAGCCTTCTAATGAGAGCATTCGACTTTGTTTAGTGAGCACCTAACATATGTCAGAAACCAATGTCAGTTGCAGGGACTCAGAAAGTATTGAAACTAATCACTCACTTTGAAAAGCTCAcagtgggagcacctgggtggctcagttggttaagcgtcagacccttggttttgcctcaggtgatgatcttgaggcttcgtgagttcaagcctggccttgggattctctcaagCCTGCTTGGATTCCTCAGGATTCctcagtctgcttgggattctctctctctccctctctctcttctcccctacttgtgctgtctctgcctctctcaaaataaataaataaacttaaaaatttttaaagaaaagcttacAGTGGAAGAAAGGTATGTAAACAGAAAATTACTAAACAGCTAAAGGCTTAAACAGGGGTAGGAAGGAATGTTCTAGATACACTGTGGAGACAGCCTCCACAGTAGGCATCACCCTGGATGTGGCTTTTGAAGAATCAAGAGTCAAGTGGGCCAAGAAGCATACACCAAAATGTCTTACAGGCCTGCAGAAAACAAGTTCACAGAAACGGTACTTTGGCAGCAGCTGAAGCAGGACACGCCATCCCATGCCCACAGCAAACTATGCAAAGCACTATGTGATctagagagattaagtaaattgTGGCCTCCGCTCCTAGGCATTAAATACATtacctaaatataagacaaacTATTCAGAATACAGTGTGCTTTGAGCAGAGGTGGAAACTGAATATAACTCTGGTCCTAAGTACAAAGATcactgaggtgggggtgggggtgacaggAGCACTCTCATTAAGGCACGGGTACGGGGTGGGTGgagtaaaaaccaaaaaagaaaaaaaaaatcaaggtgggGCAACAGCAGGTCAAGTggaagcagaaagaggaggaagccCATGCCAGGAACTGAGGGATTGGAACAGAAAAGTGGGTGGAGCCAGTGGGCTCCACCCCCGCCTCCTCCGGCTCGGCTACAACCTACTTTCTGCAGAGTCGTTCCAGACAGGTGAGAGAGGAACTTCTAAGACCGGTGAGAAGGGTAGGGGGGGTTGGGTTCAAGAAGGGGGACTGGGGTTAGGGTTAAAGAAGGGGGTCTGGGCCCTACCTAGAGTCTTTGGCTTCTTGATAGCAGAGTTCAGGGACTTCCTGATGGGTTGGTTTTGGGGTGCTGCTAACCAGGTGTTGCTGCTTCTCCCCACCAGCCTCCCAGCCCTTGTGGTAACTTCAGACAGGAAGTTTGAAATCTGAGCTTACGGAGTTAAGGCCCATAGAGGATGGAGTACCCTGGCAGGTGCGGAGTATAGAGAGATCAGGAGTTATCTGGGCCTCCAGTTACCCGGGCTCCATCTGGGCCTCCAATAGATGGAGGCCTTTGTAAGAGGCCCTCTCATATAGTTGTGTCCCTGTGGCTTTGTCGGGTCCATGTACATTTTCTCCATCCAACCAGAGCACGGGCTGAGTAGAGGAAATGGGAAGATGGAGTCAGACAGGGTAATGGTGCTCCTTCCCAACTTCTCTCCCCAACAGGGTCTAAGTGGGGAGACGGGGAGGTAGGGTGGAGGTCCAGTGCAGAGCAATTATAGAGAAAAGGCAGGGTTTGCCTCATTACCTGGATTCCACAGACGCTGGTGAGCACCAAAGCCCCAGGCAGGGCCAGCCAGGACTGGGTCTTGGATGGTGTAGAAAGAGCTGGAAGGGACACtgcaaagaagaaggaagaaggaaggaaggcagggccaTTACACAGTAAGTTGCATGAAAGATCCTGGGTTTATTTCCTGGCTACTCCACACGCACTGATACCCTGGCACTCTGATTGATCCTAGAGAGAATTACAAAGCTGAAGGGAACCCTGAAGGTCATATATTTTGGCCATTTATTTGATTTGAGACTGAAGAACCTGAGACCCAAAGGTGTCTGATATGGTTACTGCGGAATCTGACCTGGCCGGGACGCCAGTTGCTCGTTTAGACACAATACCTGTGTGTCTTTTTgcaggagcctggggaggggccaTGGTGCCAAGACAGTTTTGGGGGAGACTGGAGAAGCCGCTTCTCTTCCTGTGCTGCGCCTCCTTCCTCCTGGGGCTGGCTTTGCTGGGCATACAGCCAGACATCGCCCCTGTTGCTTATTCCTTTCTCACCTTGGGTGGCTTCTTTTTGTTTGCCTGCCTCCTGGCCTGTATTCTGGAATGGGGGTTCCGATCAATGCAGACCGAGAATTCGGGGGCCTCAAGCAATGCATGGTGAGTTAAGGGGCGGGCAGAATTCTAGGAATACACGATGGCCCCTTTTTCCTGGTGTCCCTCTAGTCTCTCAGGCATATAGCTCTGCTTCCCTGTTACTAGTATcaatgagggggtggggggtggggttagTGGAAGGTTCTTTTGCCAATAGAAGACAGTAAAGCGGAAAAGGACTCCACACAGGAGGCCACCAGTgattttatttctcctccctcAGCGACAACGAGGCCTTTGAGGTGCCAACCTATGAAGAGGCTGTGGTGTTGGAATCACAGTGCCGCCCCCAAGAGCTGGGTCAACCACCCCCCTACAGCAGTGTTGTAATCCCCCCAGTACTTGAGGAAGGACAGCCTGGCCATCCAGAGGGGCCCGAAAGAGCTAGACTGGAAAGGCGAGTGGGCTCAGAGGGATCTACGACCTCAGGAAACCCTGGAAGAGCTCCAATCAGCCTTCGGCTTCGGGGACCCCGAGCTGTGTCCACTGCTCCTGATCTGCAGATCTTGGGGATGCCCCCCAAACTGGAGCCTCTTACCCCACCCCCTGACTATGATGTCAGCTTTGGTCAACCTGatgatgttttctttgaaaacaaccGGACACCCCCCTAAAAGACTATGCCAGGATATATCCTCTCTGCGccagactcattcattcatttgaccaACATTTCCCAGTGCCTGCCACGTATCAGGAACTCTGTTTCCACGTGGGGAACTTAACACCGAGGGGAGTCAGGCTATCCTAAGCCTCTCCCAGCTGAGATGTACATAGCACTGTTGGAGTCTTCGAGTAACATTCAGTGACCTACCCCATATCTGATATTTCCAGAGTTAGACGAGTATGAGAGGAGTGACCCAGAgaatctggagaaggaagaaaagaaacatctgaGTGACAGCTATGTTGCTTCTGTTCTGGGTGCTTCATCTCTATTAGCACAAGAAGACTTTCCCAGCCTTGTGAGGTATTACTgccctcatttgaaaaataaggatCCCAAGGGTCAGAGGAGTTTGATAATTTGCACAGGGGCACACTGCTAGTAAATAgcataaaaatgtttactcttcTGATCCCAAAGCCTACTGTATTTTCAATACAAGGTCATCCACAAATCTCTCAATCTCTATCTTGAGCAACTGCTGGAGACAGGTGGGAGCCTTCCTAGGGACAGAACGGTGGACCAGTTGTGTCTGCGGGCAGTGTGGGCTGATTGTGACCAGGAGTGTGCCCTCTCTCCTAGATGAGCAAAGCTAATCAAAGCCGTGATAGCCCCTGCTCCAGGTAAGGGGCAATTTCTGCCCTGGGGCTAAAGAGCAGTCTCCAGGGCAGGGTCCCCACCCCATTGGGAAACTGGAGTAAACTGCCCCGGGGGAGGGACTTCCGATTTTAAGACGAGTGG contains these protein-coding regions:
- the TMEM139 gene encoding transmembrane protein 139 isoform X1, whose product is MVTAESDLAGTPVARLDTIPVCLFAGAWGGAMVPRQFWGRLEKPLLFLCCASFLLGLALLGIQPDIAPVAYSFLTLGGFFLFACLLACILEWGFRSMQTENSGASSNACDNEAFEVPTYEEAVVLESQCRPQELGQPPPYSSVVIPPVLEEGQPGHPEGPERARLERRVGSEGSTTSGNPGRAPISLRLRGPRAVSTAPDLQILGMPPKLEPLTPPPDYDVSFGQPDDVFFENNRTPP
- the TMEM139 gene encoding transmembrane protein 139 isoform X2; this encodes MVPRQFWGRLEKPLLFLCCASFLLGLALLGIQPDIAPVAYSFLTLGGFFLFACLLACILEWGFRSMQTENSGASSNACDNEAFEVPTYEEAVVLESQCRPQELGQPPPYSSVVIPPVLEEGQPGHPEGPERARLERRVGSEGSTTSGNPGRAPISLRLRGPRAVSTAPDLQILGMPPKLEPLTPPPDYDVSFGQPDDVFFENNRTPP